Proteins encoded within one genomic window of Panicum virgatum strain AP13 chromosome 1N, P.virgatum_v5, whole genome shotgun sequence:
- the LOC120654976 gene encoding uncharacterized protein LOC120654976 isoform X1, with protein sequence MANNTRTVSSLDEVNVVLQEMGINTIAGADQVEFRLHEQTSLQNAMNLKAKVRPGRRGFKLLNPELLECKFKAMLKVQESFETMLETCMAECDLQMLPLEVQIAHLNQLLLSTDAQIAHVGPPREERNRGVQQNIYPNPPFPEDPSFGLAHGNLRVPYQPAFATNEEMDAAIYRDKRAQRAFWRTNLRLLEIKKSVLEKKKIELERSLRAEFRQVIQEQSDLGVGYANFTI encoded by the exons ATGGCTAACAACACTAGAACTGTCTCTAGCCTCGATGAGGTCAATGTTGTCTTGCAAGAGATGGGCATCAATACGATTGCCGGAGCCGATCAAGTTGAATTTCGTTTGCATGAGCAAACATCTCTTCAAAATGCAATGAACTTGAAGGCAAAGGTCCGACCTGGAAGGCGTGGCTTTAAATTGCTTAATCCTGAACTGTTGGAATGCAAATTTAAAGCCATGCTCAAGGTACAGGAGAGTTTTGAAACAATGTTGGAGACATGCATGGCTGAGTGTGATCTTCAGATGCTTCCACTTGAAGTCCAGATTGCGCATCTGAATCAACTCTTGCTCTCCACCGATGCGCAAATCGCACATGTTGGACCTCCACGTGAGGAAAGGAATCGTGGGGTGCAGCAAAATATCTATCCAAACCCACCG ttTCCTGAGGATCCAAGCTTTGGGTTAGCTCATGGAAATCTAAGAGTACCTTATCAGCCAGCATTTGCTACAAATGAAGAGATGGATGCAGCTATTTATCGTGATAAGCGTGCTCAGAGGGCCTTCTGGAGGACCAATCTTCGCCTTTTGGAGATAAAAAAATCCgttctggagaagaagaagatcgAACTGGAAAGAAGTCTGAGAGCGGAGTTTAGACAAGTGATCCAAGAGCAATCGGATCTTGGGGTTGGCTATGCGAATTTCACCATATAG